From the genome of Aspergillus oryzae RIB40 DNA, chromosome 4:
TCCAGAAGAGCCCATCGGGATAACGCAATGCTCACCAACCCCGCCAACAAAACCGCCGAATAAAACCCAACGAGCACCTGCGGCGTAGTTGACTGGAGCAATTCTCCCCCAACCGGAACAGTAAGCAAGACCCCGAACGCAGCAACACAATAGATGGTGCCGTAGAACCGCCCGTATTCTTCCGTCTTGCAGAGCTGGCCTGCACACACCGGCGCCAGTGAGAGCCACCCTCCCGAACCGAACCCGAAGATCGCCACCACCGCATACAGCGTGGCGTCGTCGCGCGACCCGAACGGTAACCACACGGCGGCCATCACAATGAGGGTCATGATTACCAGGGTCAGGAGGATATTGAATCGACCGACCAGGTCGGCAGCGAAGCCGGGGAGGACTCTCCCGAGGAAGCTCATAGCGTTCAGGACAGTGAGTGAATAGAATTGGACGTCGAGAGAGAGTCCCGCATAACGGACGTACGTTGGGAGGAGTGCCGCGCAGCCGAAAATAATGAACTCGAAAGAGAAAACGCCGACGGCCAGGAAACATAAACGGGGCGATTTGAACGCCCGTATGTCGATTGTCGTTCGGCTTTGGGTACTGACGGGCAGCCGGCCTTTGACGAGTGCGAAACCCAGCGTATAGCATCCGAGCGCTATGAATGCGATCACCCTAATCGCCCAGATCCAGCCGTATTTGGCAAACAGGGTTCGTAGAAGTAATGGGATAACGGCGCCACCTGCTGATGATCCGCCCATGCAAATGCCGGATGCAAGGGCACGGCGACGATAGAACCAGTGGCTCAAAACTGCGATCGATACAGTAGTGATAACTGCAGCAGATACGCCTCCAAGGACTCCCAGGCATAACATGAAATGCCAGTACTCGCAGCACTCTGCCAGCAGAATATAAGATGTGAAACTACCAAGCGATCCGCAGATCAACAGGATCCTCGGTCCGTAGCGATCGAATAGGGGGCCTACTTGGA
Proteins encoded in this window:
- a CDS encoding putative MFS monocarboxylate transporter (monocarboxylate transporter), which encodes MAPSASATSAASQQSGGHLAGGTDIIIPYYVYPADGAWTPLEQLCTMRRFPQYDNFELASDLDLDVRSAVSEPLADNLDESRAVSAFPDGGREAWTCLLGSFLMMFPSFGFQTAVGSVQDYISTHQLSEYSVSDVGWITAVLVFLTLFLGVQVGPLFDRYGPRILLICGSLGSFTSYILLAECCEYWHFMLCLGVLGGVSAAVITTVSIAVLSHWFYRRRALASGICMGGSSAGGAVIPLLLRTLFAKYGWIWAIRVIAFIALGCYTLGFALVKGRLPVSTQSRTTIDIRAFKSPRLCFLAVGVFSFEFIIFGCAALLPTYVRYAGLSLDVQFYSLTVLNAMSFLGRVLPGFAADLVGRFNILLTLVIMTLIVMAAVWLPFGSRDDATLYAVVAIFGFGSGGWLSLAPVCAGQLCKTEEYGRFYGTIYCVAAFGVLLTVPVGGELLQSTTPQVLVGFYSAVLLAGLVSIALSRWALLDWKWRWKVKV